The Candidatus Aramenus sp. CH1 genomic sequence AAAGGAATACGGGCTAGACCAACCTCTGTACGTACAGATAGTTAACTACATCTTGAACGTCCTTCACGGGAATTTGGGACTCGACCCGTTTTACAAGGTACCAGTGACAACCCTAATAGGGAAGTACTTACCTAGGACTCTTGAGCTGGTAATACCCGCAACAATACTCTCCGTGGTGATAGGCCTAGTCACCGGAGCCATAGCTGCATCAAATAGGAACAAGCCTACAGACTACTTTGTCAGGGGGGTTTACCTAGTGACATGGGCGTCTCCACCTTTCTTCGTTGCGACAGTTCTGCAGTTGGTCGTCGCCTACTACTTGGGACTCTTGCCTCCCACTGGCACCGTTAACCCGCTCTTGCCTGTGCCCAAGGACATCACTCCTTTCCCTATCCTCAACGCCATGTTCACGGGCGACTGGTCGTACTTCTGGAGCCTCGTCCACCACATGGTCCTACCAACAATTTCGATAGCCCTAGTATCCTTTGGCATAGTGACTAGGATAGCCAGGGCATCGATGCTGGACTACATGGACTCTGACTTCGCAAGGCTCTCCCTAATGAAGGGGCTGAGCAGGAGGAAGGTTGTATATGGGGTAGTGTTGAGGAACGCATCAATCCCAATAGTCACTCTAGTGGCCTTACTCTTCGGCTATTCCGTAGCTGGGGCTGTAGTAATAGAGGACGTATACGATTACCACGGCATGGGCTACTTCATAACCCAGGCCATCGAGAACCTGGACTACACCTCCGTATTGGGGACTACGATAGTTGTGGGAATATCGATAATAATAGCAAACCTTGTGGCCGACATTTTGTACGGTATCCTTGACCCCAGGGTGAGGGTAGTTGAGTGAGAGCCAAGGCCTCAGGTTCATGTTAAAGGCGATAAGGAGAGACAAGGGAGGGTTAGTTGGCCTCGTTATTGTGATCGCTTTCCTCCTTTGGTCCTTGATCCAAGGCACTCTTGAGGTGCTAGCAGGATACTTGAAGAGGCCCTCCCTTGGATACATGCTACTCCCGCATAACCCCTTCGCCCTGAACTTCCAGTACTCCCTTTTACCTCCCTCTCCCCAGTTCCCCTTTGGCACAAACGCCAACGGTGAGGACATACTTTCGCGTATACTCTACGCCATGCCCAGGGACGCTTTCGTGGCGATAGTGGTGGTGCTCTCTGCAATCGCAATAGGCGCAGTCCTAGGTATAATCTCGGGTTACTTCGGCGGGATAGTGGACGAGGCTATAATGAGGATTACCGACGCCTTCCTTTCCCTCCCAGCGCTTATCCTGGTCATAGCAATTACCCTACCCCTTAAGGCCACCTACCTAGGTGCAATACTGGGCCTAATGGTGGTGTGGTGGCCCACCTACGCTAGGTTCTTTAGGGCCCAGACGCTGAAGGTTAAGAACATGGACTTTATCTCTGCAGCAATGCTGGGTAACGTCTCGCACGTAAAGCTCTTCTACAGCTACATTTTCTTGAACTCAATAGACCCCATAATAGCCTACGCAACATTGGACTTCGGAAACGTTATCTTGACCTACTCGACGCTCGCCTTTCTCGGAATTGGCATAAGCCCTCCAATCCCCGAACTTGGGGAAATGGCAGCAAACGGTCTCTCTGGTCTGCCCCAAGCATGGTGGTGGTCGGTCTTCCCCGGGATGGCGATACTCATGATAGTGGTGGGCTTCGTCCTCCTTGGGGACAGACTCCAGGACATAGTGGCGGGGAGGATAACGTACTAAGGTGAACAAATTGCTCCTTGAGCTAAAGGACCTCACAATCTTCTACAAGACGCTGATAGGCTGGGTAAAAGTGGTAGATGGTGTGAACTTAAGCGTAGATAAGGGAGAAATAGTGAGCGTTGTTGGTGAGAGCGGCTCTGGAAAGACCACGTTAGGTAACGCAATAGCCAGGCTACTTCCACCAAACTCGAAGATACAAGGCGACATCATGTTGGATAACGTGAACTTAGTGAAGCTAAAGGAGAGCCAATTGCAGAAGTACAGGGGAACGTCCGTCTTCATGATATTTCAAAATCCTCTCAACAGCCTCAACCCAGTCAAGAAGGTTGGCCCACAGCTCCTAGAAGCAGCTAAGATAAGGTACAACAGGGAGGGAAAGGAGGTAGAGGAAAAGGAGCTATTCGAGGAGACGCTGAAAGTCCTCAAGGAACTGAGGCTACCAGACCCCCAGTCCATAATGGAGAGATACCCCCACCAGCTCTCAGGGGGACAAGTACAGAGGGTAGTAATTGGGATGGCCCTCCTCTTGAGGCCAAAGCTCTTGATCGCTGACGAACCAACTTCAGCCCTAGACGTTACAATACAAGCTCAAGTGGTGAACTTGTTTAGGCAGTTGAACAAGGAGCTTGGCACTAGCATAATATTCATAACCCACGACATATCGCTCGCATACGTTTTATCCAACAGGATAGTGGTCATGTACGCCGGGAGGATAATGGAGGGCGGTGACGTGGACGAGGTGCTGAAGAAACCTCTCCATCCCTACACGCAGGGCTTAGTGTCGAGCATACCGAAGGGTAACAAGAGCCAAAACAGACTGAACGCGATCCCGGGAAACCCGCCGTCCTTCTTCGTGTTGCCCAGAGGGTGCAAGTTCCACCCTAGGTGTAATAAGGCAATGGAGATGTGCAAGCAAAAGGAGCCCTCACTCGTGGAGAAGGAGGGCAGGAGGGTAAGGTGTTGGCTATATGAGTGACGGAGTGGTGTACAAGGTTATAGGGCTAAAGAGGTACTTCCTAGCCAATAAGAGGGGGATAATGGAGACGATAACAAGGAGGCCGGCAATATACGTAAAGGCCCTCGACGGTGTCACCATGGACATCTCAAGGGGGCAGACAATGGGAGTAGTGGGCGAGAGCGGGTCTGGAAAGACAACCTTGGGCAGGATACTCGCAACGTTAGACTTCCCCACGAAAGGTAAGCTTATCTTCAACGGCATCGAGGTCAACGGGAAGAACGTCGGAGAAGTGAGGAGGAGGGTGCACATGGTGTTCCAGAACCCAGCCACTTCCGTCAATCCTAGGATGAGGGTAAAGGACATAGTGATGGAGGGCATGAGGGAAAGGGACCATAACAGGGTTAAAGAGCTACTTGAGGCAGTTGGGTTAGACTACGGTAACGTAAAGGACAAGTACCCAAGGGAGCTCTCGGGAGGGCAGTTGCAGAGGGTGGCAATAGCGAGGGCCTTGGCAAAGGAGCCAGAGTTCTTAGTATTAGACGAGGCCACCTCAGCCCTCGATGCCTCCGTCCAAGCGCAGATCTTGAACTTGTTGGCTGACCTCCAGAAAGAGAGGGGGATATCTTACTTGTTCATTACCCACAACATATCGGTTGCAGGCTTCATATCTGACAAGCTGGCAGTGATGTACGCCGGGAAAGTAGTAGAAGAGGGCAAGGTCGACGATGTGATCTCCGAGCCAATGCATCCCTACACTAAGGCGTTGCTTAGCTCGGTGCCAGACCTCGGAAAGAAGGAACTTTCGCCACCCTCTGGCGAGACCCCGAGCTTGATCAACCCCCCAAGTGGGTGTAGGTTCCACCCTAGATGTCCCTTGGCCTTGGAGGTGTGTAGAACTAAAGAACCTCCGGTGGTAGATGTAAATGGGAGGAAAGTCGCCTGCTGGCTGTACGAGACCGACAGGGGTAAGGCTACTAGTTGAGGGGACCATAGCCCTGGTTGTTTTTTCTCTCTTCTTGGAGATAAAGGCACTGCTGAATTACGTTATTTTTGTGTTAGTCTGGTACGCCCTTCTAGGGTTGATAATATTGTGGCAGACCAGCCGCTTGTACTGCTTTGACGGAGGAGAGCTGGAAATAAGGTCGTTTATCTCCACGAAGAGGGTGAGGTTGGAAAACTTAAGAGAGGCTTTCATTTCCCAAGGTCCCATTGCGAAGAGATTGGGAGTGGGGTCTGTTTACATAATCATAGAGACTGGGAAGGTAATAGCAATTATGGACGTAAAGGATCCGGAGAAGGTATTGGAGAAGGTGAATTCAGGAACAGGTTAGAGGTAAAACGCCCCAACGTGGGGAAAGATCTCCCGTATGCTAGGAACGCGTCTTGTTTTAAAGAAGAATCCTGTAGCTGAAGACGTTAAGGGGGGACTTCAATCTAAAAACCTTGGCAAAAGCTTTAATCTTAAAGTAAATTGAGCACTGGAAGTCTAATAAAAAACGCATTGTCTTTATTAGCGCATGATATTTGTTGCTTTATCTTCTTCTTAACAACACAACCGCTGCTGCAACAATTATTATCACAATTACTACTCCGGCAACAATTGTCAGGGTTGGAATCGTAGGTGGAGTGGTCGTTGTCGGTGGAGTGGTCGTTGTCGGTGGAGTGGTCGTTGTCACTGGCTTAGTGACGTTAATTGATCCGTAGTAGTAGAGCTCCCTCGCACCGTTGTCCCACGTAACCTTGCTCACTACCTCATACACTCCAGGGGCTAAGTTTGCAGTATTAACGGTACCTTGGTACACACCAGGTGCTATCATCTTCATGGGCACAGGAGCAGTAGCGTTGCCGTAACTGTGGCCAGGTACGTCAAGATACTTGAGCCACATAACAGCAGTTCCATTTGTCACTTGGTGGGGCACCAAGGAGGAGGTTGCGTTGTCCCAAGTGTAGTAGGTGAAGTTAGCAGTGAACGTATAGGTCTGTCCCTGGGTCACGTTATTCAGGAAGATCAACGGGTTTATCCTGAAGTAGTATGGGTTGTATGTAACGGTTACAGTCTTCGCCTCAGTGTTAAAGGAGACAAACCTGTATGGTCCTGACGAAATCTCTGGAGCTAGCGTAGAGTGGTACAAGGTTACTACGTTGACTGGCCCTATGGCGTGAAGTGGCATTATTGGGTACTCAGATAGGGTCTCGAAGACGTTAACGTAAGAGGAGGAGTTCAAGTAGAACACTATTTGGTAAGGCCCTGTCACATTAGTCCACACCAGAGCTGGAATGGTGCCGAACAAGTCGGTATTTATAAATCCCTCCTGTGCTAAGTACGTGTAGTTCAAGTGGACTCCGTCAAACGTGTTGGTGCCCATTATTCCAGGGATGTCGTAGTACCAAACTGTGAAGTTAACGTCGTAGGCAGTAAGCGGGTAGCCGTCTATCCAAGTGTCGTTGTGGACTAAGTTCACCGTGAGAATAGTTCCGTTAACTATTTTCTCACCGTTAGGCAAGGTCATGGTCACTGGAGACTTTATAGTCCAGGAGGAAGCTACCCACGGAAGTAGTTGGGTCTCGTTAGCGAAGTTGGTTATTGCCAGAGAGTCATACATCTCGTCTAACGTGTTGAAGGCGTACACTGATTCGCTGGCGTATATGTTAATATGCCTTGGCTCGTCACTAGATATGGAGGAGAATACGAAAGTTCCGTTGAGCGCCTGGTTGGTGGGGTGTACGTCCATTATGTTTATTGCATATGTGGGAGTACCGGAGCTTAGGTAGATGTAGTTGGCCCAGCCCGGTAAGTATACAGCGTTTATTGCGTTGGACCATACGTATATTACGTACGGGAGTTGCTGTTGTAGTAGCAGCTCTGCCTCCTTGGTATAGTTTATCTCTTGTGCGAGTGTAGGTGCGTTGAGGGCATTCTGTAATACTGCATCAATGGTAGAGTTGGAGAAGCCACCCGTGTTACCTGGACTAGTGTATATACCGTTCATCCAAGAGTTTGGGAAAGGCCCTAAGTCTATCCAGCCGAAAGTAGTCAAGTTAAAGTCGTTGTAAGGTGGAGTGGTCGCTTGAGTTATCAGCGTGCCAAAAGTCTCTGATACGGGCACGATGGTTAAGTTAATCGCTGCCGCGGCTGCTTTCAGGAGGTTGGCGAACTTCAGCGAGGTCTCTGGTGGGTAAGTGTAGTAGAAGGTTAGCTTTAGTGGTTTCCCGTCGTAGTACCACTGGCCTTTGACGTGAGTTATCCCTGGAACTTTCTCTAAGTACATAACTGCCCTCGTCAAGTTGTAGGACTGGTACTGCTCGTAGTAGGACTCTACCTGTGGGTTGAACCACTGCTTGTATACCGCTAGGTTCGGGTTAACGAAGAACGGCTCATCAACTCCTAATACGCCGTTATCTAGGACGTAAGAGGTCACGTTCTGCGGGTTTATGAGGGACGCTATTGCGTACCTAAAGTACAAGTTGGCGGTCAAGTTATTTCCAAACGCGAAGACTATTTGCCCAAAGCTCTCTGCAGGGGCTATTGCAAGGAACGCTGTGGTGTTATAAGGTGCCTTCTCGAGTTCTTGGATCTCCGAGACATGTGTGAGGGTAATGAAGTCCACCTTACCGTCCAAGAGGGCGTTGAACTCGTCTGTGTGCGTGCTGTAGGCGTAAGTGAAGACGATTGTGCCGACCCAAGGCTCGTTGTATATCACTTGTGATGGGGTAAGAATCGGGGCGTTAAAGTTGGCTATAGCAAAACCTGATGTTTGAATTGGTATGGCTACTAGAAATCCCAGGACTAGTGAAATACCTAATATTAAGGTTAGTTTTCTCATTACCTATCACTTATGTATAACAACTTTTCGTAATCTATTTAAACTTTTTTATAAGTCAAATGTCATGCGATGAAGTTCTTTTAATTGAATTAAAACAAACTATTCCAATTAGACCATTAATTGACACATAATAATATTTAGTTGACTCTAACTTCCTCCCCGCCCTAAAGGGAGAGGTTTGTCGTTCTTTTGTAAGGCGCCTTGCGGTCCTTCAAGTCGCCCTGAGGACTATTATGATCCCCTCTCTCACTTGGTTGCTAACCTTATATCCTACTCCTATGATGTGGTCTCCGGCAAAGGCCAACGAGTTTACGCTGACGTTAATCCCAGAGTAGACCTCAGAAAGAGAGGTAGGAGTCTTCCCCATAAGCACTATTCCCTCCTCTGAAACGGTTCCAGACTCCTCATTTATTAAGGGTATCCTAAGGGAGACCACGTACTCGCCGTCGCCGTAGCCTACAGCTACCACAACTCCCACGGCGTATTTCAAGTCAATGAAGTGTACGCCGCTTCCGTTTACTAAGCCTAGCAACGTTAACGTCACATCAGGTTTAGAGCTGTAGTTGAAACCCCCTACTAGCCAGCCCTCAGGGGAGTTGGCAACTGTCAGAATTGAGCCAGCTCCATCCAGGAAGTCCACAAAAGACGTGCCGTTAAAGACAGCGAAAGTGTAGTTGAAAAGATGGCTTCCGCCCACTGCAAACTGATCTCCATGGGAGGACAGGGCGTATACTCCTGTACCTACGCTGAGCGGAGTGTAAAAGAAGGCAGGCAACCTCGAGGTGAGATCAACGGAGGTCAAGTTGGGGAATACTTTTACTAGGAAAGGCACATTATATTCAGCTGTGCCCTCTATAACGAGCGCGCTACCTCCTACTAGCCAGTACTTCCCAGTCCACGCTGCCACGTACGCCTGACCGGGGGTATAGAAGCTAGGTATCAATTGTGAGACGTTGATGGCCTTTTCATCTGCGTAGAGCACTACTTCAGGCTGAAGGACGCTTACGTTTCCTTCCCTTATGTACTGGGCCCCGGCAAGGAGTAAAGCTGAACCGTTGTACGCAATCGAGTATATCGTCCCATTCTGGAAGTAGGCCCCTAAGTTAAAGAAGGAGTAAGAGGAATTCTGGATGAAGAACTCTCCCGCTACCCCGTAGGAGATGTTGTTGGACTGGGAGGATCCAGCGAAGGCCACAACGTTCCCGTTTACCTCTATTACATCGTTCAGCGTGTACGTGCCGGGGATCGCCTTAATAACAGGGACGTTAAAGAGAGACGTTGAACTGTAGTATAAATAAAAGGCAATGGCCACTGCTATTAGGGCTGCTACGACAAAGTACTCCTTATGTTTACGCGATTTCCTTTGTCTTTTTTCCGGTTTAGGCATTATAATAAACCTTGCATGAAGAGTAGTTTGTTGGGTATTAATTGTTTGTCCGAAGTGTGTTGTTGCCTTACAGTCGCTTTGAGGCTCGGCGTTCTAATTACGGGGTTCTACTGCTTAGCTAACCCACTCTCCTCCCTGCGAGGGTTCTGCTAAGTCGTAGTCGTTATTCCTCTTCTTTATAGAGAGACACACAGTTTGACGTGACAAAAAGGAAAAGAGGTTTTTCAAGG encodes the following:
- a CDS encoding ABC transporter permease; translated protein: MSINIIFFIIRRVANALITLLLLIVLVFVIIHLIAPSPLALARLYTGPHATTSELETVAKEYGLDQPLYVQIVNYILNVLHGNLGLDPFYKVPVTTLIGKYLPRTLELVIPATILSVVIGLVTGAIAASNRNKPTDYFVRGVYLVTWASPPFFVATVLQLVVAYYLGLLPPTGTVNPLLPVPKDITPFPILNAMFTGDWSYFWSLVHHMVLPTISIALVSFGIVTRIARASMLDYMDSDFARLSLMKGLSRRKVVYGVVLRNASIPIVTLVALLFGYSVAGAVVIEDVYDYHGMGYFITQAIENLDYTSVLGTTIVVGISIIIANLVADILYGILDPRVRVVE
- a CDS encoding ABC transporter permease, which translates into the protein MSESQGLRFMLKAIRRDKGGLVGLVIVIAFLLWSLIQGTLEVLAGYLKRPSLGYMLLPHNPFALNFQYSLLPPSPQFPFGTNANGEDILSRILYAMPRDAFVAIVVVLSAIAIGAVLGIISGYFGGIVDEAIMRITDAFLSLPALILVIAITLPLKATYLGAILGLMVVWWPTYARFFRAQTLKVKNMDFISAAMLGNVSHVKLFYSYIFLNSIDPIIAYATLDFGNVILTYSTLAFLGIGISPPIPELGEMAANGLSGLPQAWWWSVFPGMAILMIVVGFVLLGDRLQDIVAGRITY
- a CDS encoding ABC transporter ATP-binding protein, which codes for MNKLLLELKDLTIFYKTLIGWVKVVDGVNLSVDKGEIVSVVGESGSGKTTLGNAIARLLPPNSKIQGDIMLDNVNLVKLKESQLQKYRGTSVFMIFQNPLNSLNPVKKVGPQLLEAAKIRYNREGKEVEEKELFEETLKVLKELRLPDPQSIMERYPHQLSGGQVQRVVIGMALLLRPKLLIADEPTSALDVTIQAQVVNLFRQLNKELGTSIIFITHDISLAYVLSNRIVVMYAGRIMEGGDVDEVLKKPLHPYTQGLVSSIPKGNKSQNRLNAIPGNPPSFFVLPRGCKFHPRCNKAMEMCKQKEPSLVEKEGRRVRCWLYE
- a CDS encoding ABC transporter ATP-binding protein, producing the protein MSDGVVYKVIGLKRYFLANKRGIMETITRRPAIYVKALDGVTMDISRGQTMGVVGESGSGKTTLGRILATLDFPTKGKLIFNGIEVNGKNVGEVRRRVHMVFQNPATSVNPRMRVKDIVMEGMRERDHNRVKELLEAVGLDYGNVKDKYPRELSGGQLQRVAIARALAKEPEFLVLDEATSALDASVQAQILNLLADLQKERGISYLFITHNISVAGFISDKLAVMYAGKVVEEGKVDDVISEPMHPYTKALLSSVPDLGKKELSPPSGETPSLINPPSGCRFHPRCPLALEVCRTKEPPVVDVNGRKVACWLYETDRGKATS
- a CDS encoding PH domain-containing protein, giving the protein MGGKSPAGCTRPTGVRLLVEGTIALVVFSLFLEIKALLNYVIFVLVWYALLGLIILWQTSRLYCFDGGELEIRSFISTKRVRLENLREAFISQGPIAKRLGVGSVYIIIETGKVIAIMDVKDPEKVLEKVNSGTG
- a CDS encoding ABC transporter substrate-binding protein, with the translated sequence MRKLTLILGISLVLGFLVAIPIQTSGFAIANFNAPILTPSQVIYNEPWVGTIVFTYAYSTHTDEFNALLDGKVDFITLTHVSEIQELEKAPYNTTAFLAIAPAESFGQIVFAFGNNLTANLYFRYAIASLINPQNVTSYVLDNGVLGVDEPFFVNPNLAVYKQWFNPQVESYYEQYQSYNLTRAVMYLEKVPGITHVKGQWYYDGKPLKLTFYYTYPPETSLKFANLLKAAAAAINLTIVPVSETFGTLITQATTPPYNDFNLTTFGWIDLGPFPNSWMNGIYTSPGNTGGFSNSTIDAVLQNALNAPTLAQEINYTKEAELLLQQQLPYVIYVWSNAINAVYLPGWANYIYLSSGTPTYAINIMDVHPTNQALNGTFVFSSISSDEPRHINIYASESVYAFNTLDEMYDSLAITNFANETQLLPWVASSWTIKSPVTMTLPNGEKIVNGTILTVNLVHNDTWIDGYPLTAYDVNFTVWYYDIPGIMGTNTFDGVHLNYTYLAQEGFINTDLFGTIPALVWTNVTGPYQIVFYLNSSSYVNVFETLSEYPIMPLHAIGPVNVVTLYHSTLAPEISSGPYRFVSFNTEAKTVTVTYNPYYFRINPLIFLNNVTQGQTYTFTANFTYYTWDNATSSLVPHQVTNGTAVMWLKYLDVPGHSYGNATAPVPMKMIAPGVYQGTVNTANLAPGVYEVVSKVTWDNGARELYYYGSINVTKPVTTTTPPTTTTPPTTTTPPTIPTLTIVAGVVIVIIIVAAAVVLLRRR